The stretch of DNA AGGCTGAATTCTAACAGCATATCAACAAGGATAGGGTCAATACAGAGGCCAGTGCTGTTTGAAAGTCGTCATTTCAATGGTAACTACTACACTTGTGCTGGACTCGGTCTCCCCTCAGGAGACTCCTTTCCTGTTGAAAGTCAGTATTTTATATACGTGAAACCAACAGCCAAACTCCAGGTGTAACTTTATTCCACCTTCTCCAACTTCAGGGTTCTAACCTTAGAGGACAGAGCATTAAGTGGAGGGAGGGTAAGGACTTGCTATGAAAAAAGTGATAATCACATACCCCTGGTTCATTTCTGGGTTTCCTCCTAGGCCAATTCAAAACTTCCAAAATAAGGTCAAGTAACACAATAGGCTCACACTTACATCACAAGCTGTTTACAAAGTGTGCATAGATCTCTGACTCAGACCAGATGTCCTCCCCACCATGGGCAAGGGCTGGTGGGGAGGACACTCCCAGCCTTCTTCTGATACTAATAAATAACCTACAAAAAGAGCAGCACTGGAGGCTGGCCCTTGAGCCCCCCACTGCTACCGTTGTGAAGCCAGGCCTGCCTCATAGCCCTCTGTCTTCATGTCATTGAGCCCTAGCTCCTCATTTTGGTCAAAGGTGCGCTTGTAACGCTCCACCTTCATCTCAGGATCATCTTCAGGTGCATACACATTCTGCAAGGTCAAGGACAGACAATCAGTGCCACCGTGCCACTCCCCCTCCCTACAGGCAGCTTCCAATTCCCACTTTCCCAAGAACATCATGAGTTTtgggtttttcttcttatttttattggcCTCCAATTTCCCACAGCTAGACCGAACTAGTGGGTAGCAACAGCCCACATGCGCCAGGGGTGGAAGACCCTAGCCCTAGAATGAGGGAACGATCCACCTATTTTGTAATATCTGCACCTTCTTATAAAAAGTATAGCAATGGTCTTAATCTTGGAAAGAACTTAGAAGTTTTGCCTGACCCATGGTAAGCATTCAATCAATGTTAAAGGCACATCAATCACCGGACTATCTCCTCAGTCAACTTAAAGCCTATCAGTTTCCTATCTTGGCCTCTGGATGAGGCACCATTTCTCCTCACTCCATAATCAGATGTGCAAAATGAAAACTCCAGAACTGGGACAAGAGCtagaatacagaaaaaaggaaCCTCAGAgtatcctttttttccttctttacatacacttaaaaaaaaagaaatcctctcCCACACCCCCCCTTTTCTCCCTTATGTATCTTCTAACTTTGCCCCCTTGGTAAAAAGCAGTCCATTTAGAATCAAGTCTTTCAGTTTCTAGGGAAATGATACATATTCAAGGAAGATCAGAAAATGTATCTCTATGAAACATCAGGGAAGGTCTACTATACCTGCAAGTAACTGTTTCCTGCTGGATCATCCATAATAAAGTGGGCCTTCATGTTACCTTCGATGATCtaaggagagagagaacacagcaAGTAAATTTTACATAACCTCTGATAAAAAGGGGCTATGTCTGCCAGACAAGAACCAACCCAATTTATATTACAGAATCCCCAAAAGTTTTAAGAATTGGTGAAATTAGGTAGCTCTGAAAGTAGAGGGGAAAGGATCTAAAACAAGGACTGTTAGAAAAGCCAACATCAGCAAGCTGTGGACTGGGGGGTGCTGGCCCAGTTGAAGGTAGAGGGAAAGGAATCAAGAACAATGAGGTTAAATGAATGTAAGCTTATGGGAAACAGAATACATACACACCCCAGCCCCCTTTCCACAGCTCTCAGAACACTGCCGGCCAAGCCTTTACCCTCAGGCCAAGAAATGCAATAACCACGGAGTGGAATCTGACTAGCCCAAGAGGAAAGACCTAACAATTCTGGCATTGGAGGCCACCTCAACAAAACAACTAAGCTAAATTCCCCTGTAATAAGCCCCATGTCAACAAGGCTCACCCCCTACTCAGGTCTTTAGTCAGCTACTTGTAAGAAGACAATAATTATCAGACATCTGAGCAAAGCCCTTAACATTGAAAGATGGGAaatcaaatgggaaaaaaagaggatgcaaggagaataaaatgtcaaaaaagatCCAACATCAGTATCAAGAAGTGCTATATAAATTACatgctgaaaaattttaaaaaataataataatcctcaagaagaaaaaaatactacatCCTTAAGACaggattctattttttaaaactctccttggaaaataaaagttttagtgGAAATGAAAACCTCAATTGAAGggttgaaaaataaagttgaggGAATCTCCCAAAGTAgaacaaaaaaaccaagaaaccaagaatagaacaaaaaaaaaaagtaaattatagaaGACCAGACAAGTAAGTCTAATATCTAAAATCCAGGAGTTCtcagaaaggacagaaaaaaaaatcagaaaaaagataATCTTCAAAAGAATCATTCATGAAACCTTCTTAAAACTGAACCACATGAGTTTTCCAGACTGAAAAGATCCACAGATCCACCAAGTGCCTAGCCCAGTGGGTAAAAATTGACCCACACCAAGGCACATCCTGAAATTTTTTCATatcaaaggagacaaagagaTCACAAGACTAGGTCACATATAAAAGACCAGGAATCAAAATGGCTTCAGACTTCTCAATAGCCAAACTGGTAGACCGTAGTGCAGtgtctttgaaaattatttctatcCTAGAATCGTATTCCCAGCCAATAATCACTTtagtgtgaaaacagaataaagaaatgtTCAGACGTGGAAGGTCCCAGAAATTTTATTTCCGATGTATTTTGTCCCAGGAAGCTACTGGAGGAGATGCTCtaacaaaataaaggagaaaaacaagaaagaagacatGGAATATAGAAAACCAgaatagggctgggcgcggtggctcacgcctgtaatcccagcactttgggaggccgaggcaggcagatcacgaggtcaggagtttgagaccagtctggacaacatagcgaaatcctgtctctactaaaaatacaaaaaattagccacgcgtggtagtgtgcgcctgcaatcccagctactcgggaggctgaggcagaagaattgtgtgaacccaggaggcagaggctgcagtgagctaagattgcgccactgcactccaacctgggcaacagaacaagactgcttccaaaaaaaaaaaagaaaaaaaaaccagaagaatGCCCAACATGATGTTTAGAGGTTCAAAAAGTGGCAAGACATGAGCATGCAGCCTCTTGTTCACTGGACCCTAAGTACTGACCGGCCAGTGACCTCTTACCTGGTCCATCTTCTGGCTAAACTCCTGCAGTCTCTCTTTCCGGCAAGGATTGGAACTGTCACCCAGTGTGAAAGGATTTTTGGTCACCTGCAATAAATGATATCCAAACTGTGTGAATACTGGCTTTCTATTTGTTAGGCCTGACCATAAACTACGCAGGGGGTGGCAGTGGGTGCCCAGTCAGGGAAACTTGGTTTCCATTTAGCCCACACCACCTTTCTGACCAAGGCAGTCGCTACTAAGAGTCTATGGGATAATGTGCCAAGATAACAAAACTGgcaatgtaaaacaaaaatcgAAACATGTACTTAGAATATGATCTCTAATACTAATTTGgagaagaaatgcaaagaaaaagcaCAATTTACAACTACAAAATGCCCAACAGAGAATCAAGTGAAataattcatcaagaagataaaTATTTGGGCTAAGTCAACACATGTATGTTTTTTACGTTGGGAAGTTTTAGGTGCTTAGAAGGACCCTCATCACCTAACTTTCCAGTAAAATAAATGACTTCTCCAAGACCACAAAATAACTATGAAGTCCCAAAGTTAGGCCTGGAATTTCCATTCAACATTTCCCATAAACTTATCTTCACAATCTAAAATAATACTTAAGTCTCTTCACaatccaaaataatatttaagtctctTAAACCAGCTTTAAGGCAGAGAAACCCACAGTTACCACCACCGAAAACTAGGATGTTTGAAGTCTTCCAGTCCTTTTTCACACAGCCAGATTGGTCAAAGGTGGTTAACACACTACTCAGGTGACTCACCAGTTCTCGGATGTCTTTCAGCAGCCCTTCCAGTGTGGTGAACTTGCCCCCAAGGACGGCCATTCCCAGTTCAAATTCTAGCTCTGGGATTTCCACACTGCAAGTCTCAGACTGTGAGATGAGAGGTCAGTTTTAAGCTTTAAGTCAGAAGCAAAGAAAGCCAACCAGAGGCCTCCTGCTCAATTAATACCAGCAGTGATAGACTGGGGACAAGGGCAGCTGTCCCAGTTTTCTCTGACTCCCTTGTTAAAGCTTGAGACTCACTCCTGTCCATCTGAACCACAGGAATGGATCCAACTTAATAAAGGGAAACTCAGTCACAGTTTCAAGCTGTCAGGTATCCTGTCATTAGGGGACAGAGAGAAGACCCAGATAGACACTGGGGGCCAAAAAGCTACCCGGTCATCAGAAAGAGCTAACAGGTCACCTTCTACATCTGCAATTCCAACCTTGGATTAATCCCCTCTGCTCAGGGGTCCTCAAAGCCAGGGAAGTAGGAGATGCCTCATGGCCCTGAACATTATTCCTAAAAGACAGCTTCACCTAGATAGAGACAGCTTATCTAACTTACGAGGAGGACACTGACTTTCCCAAGCTGACTGTTACCTTGAGGAGGTCTCTGGTCATATCTGAGGGATCTGTGATGTGGAGGGTGATCCTGGTGCCCAAGGGTTCTACCGCTCCTCCAGATTTCACCTGCATAGATAATAGTCAGGAGCAACAGAGAGAAGACCTGAGCCTATCTTGGTACCCAGGAGACGTGGAGTGTAGGCTTGGACCTCCAGTCAGTTAGGCCTACTAATAGCTACCAAAGAAAGAGCCTTCTAAACAGCAGTCACCCAAACCAAAAACACCAAGAGCTGGCCAGGAGCAGCGCCCAACCCTGGTAACATGCCAAAACCTCTCCCTAACTGCCAACAAACTCTGAATTTACCTTAAAAAAACCTGACTCTTGGGGTTGAAAGAGACTTTTAAGCATTTATTGCAGTCCTTTCATCCACTGCATCCAATGTGTGGGTCTCCTTTATAATATTCTGGTTAAAGAACTGAATTAGCTTATACTCAGATACACTCAGGGGAAGAGAATTTATAATTCTCCAAGGCAGCTCATTCTATTTTGAGACAGCTCTATTGGGTTCCTCATTGTAAAGTCTAAGTCTGCCTCCCTGAACTTCCACACCTCTGAGGAGTGGGTCAAAAGACTTTTCTCTTATATCATCAACCTTTAAAATGTCTTAAACAAGTTATAGAATCTCTAACTTTTCTTTTCTAGGCTACTTCCCGTTCCTTCAAGGGCTCCTTACCCTACACTAGACCTAAGAAAAAGACCCAAGCTGCTCTACACCCCCTGCCCCCAAGTCCTGAAGTATTTAGGAAGAATGATAGTTAAAAGGGGGTTAACCTTAAGCTAGTCTTCTTCCCAAATAATGGTGCCCACCCACCTCATTGGTCCGATGCCCACAGTTCTCGCAGTTGGTAGCCATGATGATAACCTCCTTAAAGTGAGGGATTTCTGGAAAACGGAGTTAAGGAAATCTACTTCCAGGTGAACAGGACCACCATCTGGGGAAAAACAAAGCCAAACCCCACACAAACATATGCTGGTCCCAGAACTGCAGGAAATATTCACAAGAGGCAACCCACAGAGTGCTCTAGAAAGGGCAAGTTCCCAACCCATGGCGATCCCTGTTCACACATTTGAAGGCATGGCTCAGACCACATACACACAGTCTAGTGACCATGGCCTAATTTTCTCTTTGAACATAAAACCCAAAGTACACAGTCTAATCAAAGATAATATCCTCCTTATCACTGGGTATAACGCATGTGCTTTCCTTGAAAGGGATGCTCCCAGCCTAATTATAATCTTCATGCCTGAGTCAGAGAAGAGCAACCCAACTGCTTGGCAAAAGATACGTACTAGCTTCATGTTGGTCTGAGCGGGGGCATTGCATTCTGGGCAGTTTGTGTTGAACTGGAGCACCTGAAACACAACATGGGGACAAAGGGTGAGCCCTCCTCGATGGGATGCTCAGGCTAAAGACACTCAGTTGGTATGCTGGTGGTCATCTATGTTGGTGACAAGGAAGACAGAGGCTGAACAGCATCAGTCTCAGCCCACAACTCTGCTCCTTCCTCACCAGTAGCCAGTGTGACTCACTTCATTTCTGAGATCTTCCTCTTCTGGCTTCTCTGCTGGTGCTTCTTCCTAAAATAGCAAAGATGCACATCGCAAGTTGGCAGGTACAACTCAGTGTCCCCAACACCCTGCCCTGGAGTGGGAGAAAATGCTCTGGCTCACTTATGTCAGGTGCCACCTCATCAATTAGAGAAACCACAAAGTAAAGCCCCAACCAAGGGAAGAACAGGGCTTAAGATAGGATCATAGCCACTGCCATCCTTTCTATGAAGTTTACCCAAGTCCTGGACATGAGCAAGATGAGAAGCACAAACAAGCTGAGATAGGGCAcacagagcagcagcagcagcaaaataaGTTCCACTGACTCCAAGCAATCCAGAGTGTGTGATAATTCCAGAGCATTCTTCTGGATCCTTCAGTCCACTTACTTGGAGCCCCAGCATCTCTTCCTGATGTCGGGTCCGGTTGTAGTGTGTGATCACCAGGGCATCATCTTTCTGAGGAGCATGTGGGTTTTCCACAAAGCTGTTCCCTGAGGGATCATCAATGATCTAACAAATGGGTGAAGAGAGTCTTTGCAAAAGGAAATCACAAACAATCCTACATCACCTACTATCAGACCACTCAGGCACCACAATGGAAAATCCCAGCAGTCTTAATAGTCCCTCCTCCCCTAATCAAGGGCAACTCCAGTCTCTCAATACTCACCAGAGTGAAAGGGGAGGCTACTTGCTTTAGCTCCTTTAGTTTGACAATGAACTCATCAATTCTTTCAGCTGTAGCATCTTTGTTTGCCTGCCGTGAACAGAGAGTAAAGCATCAGCCCCGGTGGTGTACTTATGCCCTGCCCCTTGTCATGCCCATGTTACTTCCATTAGGAAGTCACCACCTGTCTCAGTGTGAGTGGAAACTTCAGGCTTCATAATGAGAGGTAGCAAACAAGCCTGAAGTTGACGGGTGGTGACAGGCAAGGCTCATTTTTCTCACTCATTCAACCATTTAGCCCGGCCACTCATGCCATGTTAGAGATATAATAGTAAATATATCAGTCCTCTCATGGGACTCCCCAGCCAATTAAGGagacaaataactaaaaatgcaGTTATAGTATATTACTTGTCATAATAAGTATAAGAATGCAATAGAATACTCAGGAAACACAGATAACCCAAGGGGATTAGGAAAGGCTCTTCAGAAGTAATGTTATAGCGTCTGTCTGATGAGGCCTGAATATATACTGAAGGAAGTGGAAAAGACAATAATTACAACATATGCAACATCCTAGCAGCTCCAGCACCACCATATGCTTACCCAAAAAGTTTCCAAAATTTAGTCAGAGACTATTCAGACACATGGGACACTCTATAGTCAGACACATATAAGCAATTATT from Piliocolobus tephrosceles isolate RC106 chromosome 13, ASM277652v3, whole genome shotgun sequence encodes:
- the ZPR1 gene encoding zinc finger protein ZPR1 isoform X2; the protein is MTRLLLTKIPFFREIIVSSFSCEHCGWNNTEIQSAGRVQDQGVRYTLTVRAPEDMNREVVKTDSATTRIPELDFEIPAFSQKGALTTVEGLITRAISGLEQDQPARRANKDATAERIDEFIVKLKELKQVASPFTLIIDDPSGNSFVENPHAPQKDDALVITHYNRTRHQEEMLGLQEEAPAEKPEEEDLRNEVLQFNTNCPECNAPAQTNMKLVQIPHFKEVIIMATNCENCGHRTNEVKSGGAVEPLGTRITLHITDPSDMTRDLLKSETCSVEIPELEFELGMAVLGGKFTTLEGLLKDIRELVTKNPFTLGDSSNPCRKERLQEFSQKMDQIIEGNMKAHFIMDDPAGNSYLQNVYAPEDDPEMKVERYKRTFDQNEELGLNDMKTEGYEAGLASQR
- the ZPR1 gene encoding zinc finger protein ZPR1 isoform X1, which gives rise to MAASGAVEPRPPGAAVAPSPALAPPPAPDHLFRPISAEDEEQQPTEIESLCMNCYCNGMTRLLLTKIPFFREIIVSSFSCEHCGWNNTEIQSAGRVQDQGVRYTLTVRAPEDMNREVVKTDSATTRIPELDFEIPAFSQKGALTTVEGLITRAISGLEQDQPARRANKDATAERIDEFIVKLKELKQVASPFTLIIDDPSGNSFVENPHAPQKDDALVITHYNRTRHQEEMLGLQEEAPAEKPEEEDLRNEVLQFNTNCPECNAPAQTNMKLVQIPHFKEVIIMATNCENCGHRTNEVKSGGAVEPLGTRITLHITDPSDMTRDLLKSETCSVEIPELEFELGMAVLGGKFTTLEGLLKDIRELVTKNPFTLGDSSNPCRKERLQEFSQKMDQIIEGNMKAHFIMDDPAGNSYLQNVYAPEDDPEMKVERYKRTFDQNEELGLNDMKTEGYEAGLASQR